A window of the Fusobacterium periodonticum ATCC 33693 genome harbors these coding sequences:
- a CDS encoding toxin-antitoxin system YwqK family antitoxin, producing the protein MKKLLLGAFLLVSALSFSATRKVPAERIIMDQTTGIAYVQGEQTPFTGEIEVKFDNGQVQALMEIKDGLLDGKTVTYFPNGKVQSRENYKGGYEEGVNIIYYDNGQVEYEKYVKENGTVVYEKHYHPTGKLDFEATYKNEKLDGIVKKYDENGEVAQQGLFKDGVQIQ; encoded by the coding sequence ATGAAAAAATTATTGTTAGGAGCGTTTTTATTAGTATCAGCCTTATCATTTTCAGCAACAAGAAAGGTTCCAGCAGAAAGAATAATAATGGATCAAACTACTGGAATAGCCTATGTACAAGGAGAACAAACACCATTTACTGGAGAAATTGAAGTTAAGTTTGATAATGGTCAAGTTCAAGCATTGATGGAAATTAAGGATGGACTATTAGACGGAAAAACAGTAACTTATTTTCCAAATGGAAAAGTACAATCAAGAGAAAATTACAAAGGTGGTTATGAAGAAGGAGTAAATATAATATATTATGACAATGGTCAAGTAGAATATGAAAAATATGTAAAAGAAAATGGAACAGTAGTTTATGAAAAACATTATCATCCAACAGGTAAACTAGACTTTGAGGCTACTTATAAAAACGAAAAATTAGATGGAATAGTTAAGAAATATGATGAAAATGGAGAAGTAGCTCAACAAGGATTATTTAAAGATGGAGTACAAATACAATAA
- the galE gene encoding UDP-glucose 4-epimerase GalE — translation MSILVCGGAGYIGSHVVKYLLEKNEDVVVIDSLITGHVDAVDEKAHLELGDLKDEEFLNRVFEKYQIDGVIDFAAFSLVGESVSEPLKYFENNFYGTLCLLKVMKAHNVDKIVFSSTAATYGEAESMPILETDRTEPTNPYGESKLAVEKMFKWCANAYGLKYTALRYFNVAGAHPSGEIGEAHTCETHLIPLILQVALGQREKISIYGDDYPTPDGTCIRDYIHVMDLADAHYLALNRLRNGGDSQIFNLGNGEGFSVKEVIEVTRKVTGHPIPAEVSPRRAGDPARLIASSQKALDTLKWVPKYDKLEQIIETAWNWHKNHPNGYED, via the coding sequence ATGTCTATATTAGTTTGTGGAGGAGCAGGTTATATTGGTAGCCATGTTGTTAAGTATCTATTAGAAAAAAATGAAGATGTTGTTGTTATTGATAGTTTAATCACAGGACATGTTGATGCTGTTGATGAAAAAGCACATCTAGAACTTGGAGATTTAAAAGATGAAGAATTTTTAAATAGAGTTTTTGAAAAATATCAAATTGATGGAGTTATAGATTTTGCTGCCTTCTCTTTAGTTGGAGAAAGTGTTAGTGAACCATTAAAATATTTTGAAAATAACTTCTATGGTACTCTTTGCCTATTAAAAGTTATGAAAGCTCATAATGTTGATAAGATAGTATTTTCATCTACTGCTGCAACTTATGGTGAAGCAGAAAGTATGCCTATACTTGAAACTGATAGAACAGAACCTACTAACCCTTATGGAGAAAGTAAACTGGCTGTTGAAAAAATGTTTAAATGGTGTGCTAATGCCTATGGACTAAAATATACTGCTTTAAGATATTTCAATGTTGCTGGTGCACATCCAAGTGGAGAAATTGGAGAAGCTCATACTTGTGAAACTCATTTAATTCCATTAATTTTACAAGTTGCTCTAGGACAAAGAGAAAAAATATCTATCTATGGAGATGACTATCCTACTCCTGATGGAACTTGTATAAGAGACTATATCCATGTAATGGACTTAGCAGATGCTCACTATCTTGCTTTAAATAGATTAAGAAATGGTGGAGATAGCCAAATATTTAACTTAGGAAATGGAGAAGGCTTCTCTGTTAAAGAAGTTATAGAAGTTACAAGAAAAGTAACAGGGCATCCTATTCCAGCTGAAGTTAGTCCAAGAAGAGCTGGAGACCCTGCAAGACTTATAGCTTCATCTCAAAAAGCTTTAGATACATTAAAATGGGTTCCTAAATATGATAAATTAGAACAAATTATTGAAACTGCTTGGAATTGGCATAAAAACCATCCAAATGGATATGAAGATTAA
- a CDS encoding toxin-antitoxin system YwqK family antitoxin, giving the protein MKKLILGAFLLVSVLSFSAERKVQVEEVFKNANTGIVYVQGEETPYTGLIEVKFPNGKTQALTSYRNGVVHGKGITYHPNGKVWSKENYKNGVEDGVNIIYYENGNIEYEKNVSNNGRTVYEKHYFSSGKLDFEATYQDGKLNGVVKKYGENGQVVQQGTFKNGVQVQ; this is encoded by the coding sequence ATGAAAAAATTAATATTAGGAGCATTTTTATTAGTATCAGTTCTATCATTTTCAGCAGAAAGAAAGGTTCAAGTGGAAGAAGTTTTCAAAAATGCAAATACAGGAATAGTATATGTTCAAGGAGAGGAAACACCATATACAGGTCTAATTGAAGTTAAGTTTCCAAATGGTAAAACTCAAGCATTAACATCATATAGAAATGGAGTAGTACATGGAAAGGGTATTACTTATCATCCAAATGGAAAAGTATGGTCAAAAGAAAATTATAAGAATGGTGTTGAAGATGGTGTAAATATTATATATTATGAAAATGGTAATATAGAATATGAAAAAAATGTAAGTAATAATGGAAGAACAGTTTATGAGAAACATTATTTTTCATCAGGTAAATTAGATTTTGAAGCTACTTACCAAGATGGTAAATTAAATGGAGTAGTTAAAAAATATGGAGAAAATGGTCAAGTAGTTCAACAAGGAACATTTAAAAATGGAGTACAAGTACAATAA
- a CDS encoding toxin-antitoxin system YwqK family antitoxin, with protein MKKILLGVFLLLSVLSFSAERVVKLENAYADDKGIVYVIGEKTPFTGIVENYKVPPISEGDSVLEGKIPFKNGVMEGYSKLYYPSGKLASVATFKNGKVEGIQKDYYENGKIKREISHKNGLVDGVSKLYYPNGKVQNEITHKKGIPDGVSKTYYENGKLLAEVTYKNGIEVGIQKDYYENGKLKVELPYKNGVVDGLAKGYYPNGKLMSEENYKNDQLDGIVKRYDESGKIISEEFYKNGNRIK; from the coding sequence ATGAAAAAAATATTGTTAGGAGTATTTTTATTGCTATCAGTTCTATCATTTTCAGCAGAAAGAGTTGTTAAATTAGAGAATGCTTATGCTGATGACAAAGGAATAGTTTATGTTATAGGAGAAAAAACACCATTTACAGGAATAGTGGAGAACTACAAAGTGCCTCCTATTTCAGAAGGAGATAGTGTCTTAGAGGGAAAAATTCCTTTTAAAAATGGAGTAATGGAAGGTTATTCTAAATTATATTATCCAAGTGGAAAATTAGCAAGTGTAGCAACATTTAAAAATGGAAAAGTAGAGGGAATACAAAAAGACTACTATGAAAATGGAAAAATTAAGAGAGAAATTTCACATAAAAATGGACTTGTAGACGGTGTTTCAAAGCTTTATTACCCTAATGGAAAAGTTCAAAATGAAATTACTCATAAAAAAGGCATACCAGATGGTGTATCTAAAACTTATTATGAAAATGGGAAATTACTTGCAGAAGTAACATATAAAAATGGCATAGAAGTAGGTATACAAAAAGATTATTATGAAAATGGAAAATTAAAAGTTGAACTTCCATATAAAAATGGAGTTGTAGATGGTCTTGCAAAGGGTTACTATCCAAATGGAAAACTAATGTCAGAGGAAAATTACAAAAATGATCAGTTAGATGGAATAGTCAAAAGATACGATGAAAGTGGAAAGATAATTAGTGAAGAATTTTATAAAAATGGTAATAGAATAAAATAA
- a CDS encoding toxin-antitoxin system YwqK family antitoxin, giving the protein MMLKRVVMLIVLGLFLAVSALSFSAERILSYEETFLDKETGIVYAIGEEISYTGVVKNYKFLGGDSILEGRIIFKNGLMEGTFKLLYPSGKTASIATYKNGKKEGEQKDFYENGVIRLEILYKNDKMNGIGKKYSTKGILRGEFPYKDDELNGVVKQYNEVTGKLEIEADYKNGKTEGSVKKYYPNGKLESEQRYKNDLREGLTKLYYEDGSLKAEKFYKNGKLQGINRIYYPNGKLQTEANFKDDMLDGNFKEYDETGKLIKQGIYKDDVRLK; this is encoded by the coding sequence ATGATGTTAAAAAGAGTAGTAATGTTGATAGTATTAGGATTATTTTTAGCAGTTTCAGCTTTATCTTTTTCAGCAGAAAGAATTTTATCATATGAAGAAACATTTCTAGATAAAGAAACTGGAATAGTATACGCTATAGGGGAAGAAATCTCGTATACAGGTGTAGTAAAAAATTATAAATTTTTAGGTGGAGATAGTATTTTAGAAGGAAGAATTATATTTAAAAATGGGCTAATGGAAGGAACTTTTAAACTTCTCTATCCAAGTGGTAAAACAGCAAGTATAGCAACATATAAAAATGGAAAAAAAGAAGGAGAGCAGAAGGACTTCTATGAAAATGGTGTAATAAGACTAGAAATTTTATATAAAAATGATAAGATGAATGGAATTGGGAAAAAATATTCAACTAAAGGGATATTGAGAGGTGAATTTCCATATAAAGATGATGAATTAAATGGAGTAGTAAAACAATACAATGAAGTTACAGGAAAATTAGAAATAGAAGCTGATTATAAAAATGGAAAAACTGAAGGTTCTGTAAAAAAATATTATCCAAATGGAAAACTAGAAAGTGAACAAAGATATAAAAATGATCTAAGAGAAGGTTTAACAAAATTATATTATGAAGACGGAAGTTTAAAAGCAGAGAAGTTTTATAAGAATGGTAAATTACAAGGAATAAACAGAATTTATTATCCAAATGGAAAACTTCAAACAGAAGCTAATTTTAAAGATGATATGTTAGATGGAAATTTTAAAGAATACGATGAAACAGGAAAATTAATCAAACAGGGAATATATAAAGATGATGTAAGATTAAAATAA
- a CDS encoding toxin-antitoxin system YwqK family antitoxin, translating to MKKILLRLFLLVSVLSFSAEKLVKIESTRMDNKGIVYVIGEETPFTGIVENYKFSDGDTVLEGKIPFKDGKMEGTSKLFYPSGKLASIATFKDGKIEGIQKDFYENGIKKKEISYKNGLPDGLTKIYYPNGKVQSEMLYKKGVPDGISKTYHKNDKVNIEATYKNGVQVGVQKDYYQNGKLKIELPLDKNGLIDGVVKIYYPSGKLKEEQRYKKDKLDGVSKTYDESGKVTSEETYQNGNKIK from the coding sequence ATGAAAAAAATATTATTAAGATTATTTTTATTAGTGTCAGTTTTATCTTTTTCAGCAGAAAAACTAGTTAAGATAGAAAGTACTCGTATGGATAACAAAGGTATAGTTTATGTTATAGGAGAAGAAACACCATTTACAGGTATAGTAGAAAATTATAAATTTTCAGATGGAGATACTGTTCTAGAAGGGAAAATTCCATTTAAGGATGGAAAAATGGAAGGAACTTCTAAACTTTTCTATCCAAGTGGAAAATTAGCAAGCATAGCAACATTTAAGGATGGAAAAATAGAGGGTATACAAAAAGATTTTTATGAAAATGGTATAAAAAAGAAAGAAATTTCCTATAAAAATGGACTTCCAGATGGTTTAACAAAGATTTATTATCCAAATGGAAAAGTACAGAGTGAAATGCTTTATAAAAAAGGAGTACCAGATGGGATATCTAAAACTTATCATAAAAATGACAAAGTGAATATAGAGGCAACATATAAAAATGGAGTACAAGTGGGAGTACAAAAAGATTACTATCAAAATGGGAAATTAAAAATAGAACTTCCACTTGATAAAAATGGACTTATAGATGGTGTTGTAAAGATTTACTATCCAAGTGGAAAATTAAAAGAAGAACAAAGATATAAAAAAGATAAGTTAGACGGAGTATCTAAGACCTATGATGAAAGTGGAAAAGTAACTAGTGAAGAAACTTACCAAAATGGTAATAAAATAAAATAA